Within Eggerthella sp. YY7918, the genomic segment CATTGCGCTGTGGGTTTTGGGTATCGTGTTTGAGGTTTTGGCCATTCTCACTATGAACGAAACGCTGCAGCTGCCTCAATTCCCGCTAATGACCTGGGTTATCATCTTCTTGGTGATCGACCTAGTAGTGGTGGTTGCCGGCTCTCAGCTGTGGAAGCACGCCAATCATATCAGCCCTGCTTCCAAAGAGAACAAGCTGGCATACTGGCTGCAAACCGATCTGGGCATTTTGATCGCCGTCATCGCGTTTGCGCCGATCATTATTCTTATGCTGCAGAATAAAAATCTGGATAAGAAGACCAAGCAGATTTGCTCCATCGTAGCGGGACTTGCTCTTGTGGTGGCCGTGGGAAGCGGCGTCGACTACCATCCCACCACCCAGGAAGACCTGGACAAGGCCGAAGCAGGAGCCGCCGTTCTTTCCGATGACGGACTGGCGTATTGGACCGAATTTGGCAAGGTGTATCACTTCAACCCCGATTGCCAGTACATCAAGAACTCCAGCACCATCTATTCTGGCACCATCCAAGATGCTGTTGACGCGGGCCGCTACAAGGGATGCTCAGGTTGCGCCGTCGAGGGCGGTTCCGATGTGTTGGCCAACGCCGATCCCGATGCTGTTGCTGCAGCCGCCGCAAACGCCATAAGCGTGATTGAAGGGGGCGTGAACACCGACACGAGCGGTGAAGGCGAACCCGCCGACACGCAGGAAGAATTGCCGAAGGCTGCCTAGTTGCCCTCAGGAGATGAACGGTCGCACTGTTCGCGCCACACGTTCATTCGCCCTTCGCTGAGATTCAAAGGCCGGCACCCACGTGTCGGCCTTTTTGCGTATGCGATGCGTGGTATTATCGCAGCGAACATATCCGCGACCCGATAGGAGCACCATGCACGCCACGTACAAGCAGCGCGTCGAAACCGTCATGCACAACCTCAAACAGCGCGGTCTTTCCCACTTACTCGTGTGTGATCCGCGATCCATACAGTATCTGACCGGCGCATATGTCGAACCTGGCGAGCGCTTTTTAGGCCTTGTACTAGCTGAAGACGCAGAGCCGACGCTTGTGCTGAACGAGCTTTTTACCGTTCCCGACACGTCTGCGTGTGCCGTGCGGCTGTACTCGGATACCGACGATCCGCTCGCTCTTGTGGCGACGCTCTGCGATGCCGACCAGCCGCTTGGCTGCGACAAAAACCTTGCCGCACGCTTTCTGCTGCCCCTCATGGAACGCGATGCGGCAACGAAGTTCCAACTCGCGTCCGACGCGGTGGACGATGCACGCGCCCGTAAGGATGCTGCCGAACGCGCGGCCATGCGTGCCGCCTCACGCACGAACGATGCCGCCATGGGCCGCTTTCGCGAACTGGTGCACGAGGGCGTAACCGAAGCCGAGGTCGCCGGGCAACTGGAAGAAATCTATCGCGAACTGGGCGCACAGGGTCATTCGTTTACGCCTATCGTCAGTTTCGGCGCCAATGCGGCCGATCCTCATCACGAGCCCGATGCCACACGGCTTGTCGCTGGCGACGTGGTATTGTTCGACGTTGGCTGTCGCCAAGATGAGTACTGCGCCGACATGACGCGTACGTTCTTCTTTGGCGAACCGACCGAACGCCAGCGCGAAGTGTATGAGACGGTGCGTCGCGCAAACGAAGCTGCCCGTACAC encodes:
- a CDS encoding Xaa-Pro peptidase family protein; this encodes MHATYKQRVETVMHNLKQRGLSHLLVCDPRSIQYLTGAYVEPGERFLGLVLAEDAEPTLVLNELFTVPDTSACAVRLYSDTDDPLALVATLCDADQPLGCDKNLAARFLLPLMERDAATKFQLASDAVDDARARKDAAERAAMRAASRTNDAAMGRFRELVHEGVTEAEVAGQLEEIYRELGAQGHSFTPIVSFGANAADPHHEPDATRLVAGDVVLFDVGCRQDEYCADMTRTFFFGEPTERQREVYETVRRANEAARTLVAPGVRFCDLDRAAREVIEEAGFGPFFTHRLGHQIGLDVHEPGDVSATHDAPVQPGMCFSIEPGIYLPGEFGVRIEDLVLVTEDGCEVLNSYPRELTVIG